A DNA window from Camelina sativa cultivar DH55 chromosome 13, Cs, whole genome shotgun sequence contains the following coding sequences:
- the LOC104736804 gene encoding 40S ribosomal protein S24-2, translated as MAEKAVTIRTRNFMTNRLLARKQFVIDVLHPGRANVSKAELKEKLARMYEVKDPNAIFCFKFRTHFGGGKSSGYGLIYDSVDNAKKFEPKYRLIRNGLDTKIERSRKQMKERKNRAKKIRGVKKTKAGDPKKK; from the exons ATGGCGGAGAAAGCTGTCACTATCAGAACCAGAAACTTCATGACCAACAGGCTTCTCGCCAGGAAGCAATTC GTCATTGATGTTCTTCATCCTGGAAGAGCCAATGTTTCAAAG GCTGAGTTGAAGGAGAAGTTGGCAAGGATGTACGAGGTTAAGGACCCGAATGCTATCTTCTGTTTCAAATTCAGAACTCACTTTGGAGGTGGTAAATCTTCTGGATACGGTTTGATCTATGATTCTGTTGACAACGCCAAGAAATTTGAGCCCAAGTACAGACTGATCAGG AACGGACTTGACACCAAGATTGAGAGGTCAAGGAAACAGATGAAGGAGAGGAAGAACAGGGCGAAGAAAATCCGTGGTGTTAAGAAG ACCAAGGCTGGTGACCCCAAGAAGAAGTAA